GGGTTGTGTAACCATACTTTAAAACCACTTACTTATTGATATTATACACTTGCACCATACTAGAAGACGAAAGTACAACCACAAAAACCAACTAAACTAACAGCTGCTTCATACCATTCAAAAGCGCCAAAACTGCTCTAATTAATTCCAGCCGTACTGAATGGGTTTTCCCTGGGACTAAAGTTTTAGAGCTGATTATGTAACTTGTTGCATCACCATGCTGACAAGTCGTGTGATGTTTCAATGGAATGCGTGGCACTACCAAGCCAAAGTACAAGAAGTAAACGGTTGAATTTACGTTAGCCACTGGTGTCTACATGTAGGCAGGAGATTTTTGAAGCAGTCTAAAACCGTACTGGGACGAATCTGCGCTGCATTCATCTTATGAAAGGTTTTGTGTGTCTGTAATTGTAGTATTGCATGACATTGGTAAACATGACGCAAACGTATGTcgtgtagatggagcaaccatcgtaggagtgcctttttgtggtttgaaagaaatcaggataaagaccatggagatatgacacaaaacccaacctgtgtcaaaattacgcgattgatttttatgaataaaaaactattagtttttgtgtctaccaggcaaaccgcttcgagcaacgagctgaaaatcagtatgtagctggaataatcatcatagaaagtcctagcagtagtacagaagaatcagattacaaaccactgagttatgattcgaaaggcaactacgtgtagcaaatgcgagatcgagatactctaatagaacagtcaccctgatTAGGGTTTCCAACGAAAATTGGAAAATTCTTCATTTTGCTGTTTCTAAAGATTTTCATATAGACTAACCTTCAAGATAAAAGAAACAACTGATTATTTTGTTTTGAACTGCTTTTTAACCATTGGAATAAGCGTGGTTTTGAAACTCCTAAAAGTGGTCGTGTGACCAAAATCTAGTAAAGGTGCAGTATCCTCTGATAGAGTTTCAAGGCATAGAACTGATTTTTGAAGTAAGAAACATAAcaataatgtacatgtaaacGTGTACAATGATTTAAAAACAACGTTAACTGGTCTTCTTTCATAGAGAATTAATCTTTCGCCTTGTATTCCATGCACCTATCATTTTTGTTGTACTGAGATGTATAAACTGCCATAATTTAGGAATAACTAGTAATTTCTCAGTGATATAAGTCTAGCTAACTCTTATTTGTAATTAAGCAATTAGTTTCATAATTAAGTAATTAGTTTTGCAATTAAGTAGTTTCCTGGCTGCCAGCACAAGTTGTTGGCAGACCATCAATACATacttgtaaagtattaataataataatagtaatagcgCCGGCTTGTAAGTACCTTGAAAGTTCTACAGTTCTAGCTAGTGCCCAGTATATGCGGTGTGTTTCAACGCATATCGTGAGGTTAGAACATTCTTGGCACACTCTGAACATCGTAGTTAAAAAGCCAGTTAATAAAAATTTATTTCAGGACCTACTGATGGCAGACAAGTGACTAAGGGCAAGTCGCAAAGGTGATAAACACAGTTTGGAGCAGTCAAGTGTACTAAAATCTCACAACACCAAACTACTAGAAAAGGTAGAAATTACTGTAAAGACATACCTGGATCTACAGCCTTTTTTAGAAATGGCTGTGTTGCTACTAGAGGGAGTCTATGAACATATGGCACAGGTTTCATCATTGTCGGACCTTGAAAAACTCGATGTATTACATTGGAGACATTACTTCTAGAACTCAGTGTCATATCACAACTGTTAGTTATCTATAGGTCTTAATACAGAGGTTGGTCACATGTTATGATCTTAACAGATGTTGAACCAATTCAACTTTGACACCTCATaccaaaaatttttttttgttttgtcaGGAATCCCAGCACAATGTATGCTTTGCTAACTTGAAATATGCTAACATGTTTGGTTTGAAATTTTTACATTAACAGGTTATGACACGTGAACCTCCTCTGTGTTTGACAGTTTATTTTGTTCCTTTAAAAAATGCTATCGTTGCTTTCTTCAAATAAAATACACGCCCAGCATTGCAAGAAGTTATGTAGTACCTACTTTCCCAGAAGGCGATTGAATTTACGCTGTGTTGAAGCACCATCAGAAGTAGATGATACAATGCGATTAATAGATTCACCCATCTTGTAAAGCTCAGCTTTAAGGTAGAAGCATACCCTGAAAACACATAAAAATTTTTAGcctttcatgtaattatattatCAAGTTCTAGGGAAATTACATTATTGAGGTTGGAAAACGGTGGGCGTGGCTCAGTTTTTGCTCTATAGACACAAATATAGCTTGAAAATTGCACCATTATAGCTCTTTTTATGTATCTTACCTTTCATCAAACTGCTTCAGTCTTTTTTGCTGTCTATATTGAAGCAAGCTTAACTAGACTACGCATAAATATTAATAATTTTTGTCTTTGTTTGTGAGCGGTGCATGGACAAACACAGTAACCTCTATCCCACGGTGTTAAACATTGTAAACATTATCGCAATACTTAAATTATGCGCTACATTGCTATTTGTCATGTAAACATTAGTGCTGAAATCTCATTGGTTTGTTATCATTTCCTGTTTACCCAAAATTTCGGGAGACGACGCGATTTATTTTCCCATCACGTGATACTCGCCGATGTGATGATTCGCTCTGTTTTTCGGGCTGTTTGTCGACCGTTCTGAGTAGCAATGGATAGGGGTGAAGTGTCGAACAGTCGCAAAATATACTTTAGCAAAAAATCACAACGTTTTAGAGACTTGGCTCACAGTCGCTGGTCGATGCGCTTGCGCAGCCACGTGGTGAGTGATGTGAGCCCTGAGCATCCAGACACTGAGGGTGAGAATAATACTAATTTGGACGATAATAACCCTAGAACAAGGTTAGAAACACAGAGTGTGGTGATGGAGGATGGAAATGGTGTTAATTTGACCTATAACACTCCTAGAATAAGTTCAGAAACACAGAGGGTAGTGATGGAGGATGGAAATGATGGTAATATCCCTGGGACAAGCTCAGAAACACAGATGGAGGATGGAAATGATGTTAGTTTGACCTGTAACACTACTAGAATAAGTTCAGAAACACAGAGGGTAGTGATGGAGGATGGAAATGATGATAATATCCCTGGAACAAGCCCAGAAACACAAAACATAGTGATGGATGATGGAACAAGTTCAGAAGGACAGATTTTGATGAATGCCTACAACGGTGGAGTGCCACAAAGGAGTGTGAGTGTTACTGAACTATATGACATGACAAGCACTGAAAGTGACAGTACACTGTCAACAAGCGAAACTGACACTGTTGATAGTAGTTCAGAATATTGCCCCACCCCTTTGAAAAAGGCTCGTGCAAGTCCAGTTGAACTTGGTAATAGTGTGTTCTTATGCCAAGCTACACAACTCCAAGAATTTATTGACCAAATAAATGCCACTACAGTGTGTTACACGCCAGAATGTACTGGAAAACTCATCCCTATAAACGTTAAATTTTTAGGACTTGGTGGGTGTGCAATGGTAAAATTTAAATGTAGTGGTTGTGCTGAAAGAATGATTAATTTAACAAGTTCTGTTAATGTTGCATTTTCCAACCGCATGGCTTGCAGTTTGGCTATGCAAGTTGCATTTATAGCCAGTGGCTTGATGCATTCACAATACAATAAGGTTCTGAAGCATGGCCTGGGCATGTCAGCGGTTAGTACTAAAAGCTTTTATGAAACAATTAAACTTCTACATCCTATTGTGAACACTATGATTAATGAGATGTGTGAAATGGCTAAAGGTGACATGAAATCACTTGATCCATCGGCTGTTGGCAGTTGGCGATCACTACTTCAGATGGAGCATGGTTGACAAGAGGTAGGTACAGCCAAAACTGTACATTCACAATAAGAAACTATGTCAACAATTCATTGCTTTATTTTGTGCATTTGTGTATGAGAGGAAAAGGTGTGGATCAGGATCAACTGTATCGTGGCACTGCAAAAGGTGCAGAAGGGCATGCAGCTGATATTGCTTTTGGCCATGCTAAAGAAGAAGGCATGATGATAGAAGTGCAGTGGCAAGATGGGGACTCATCTTCTGCAAAAGCCTTTAGGATGCATTATACTGATGCACAAAAATCAAAGGTAATGCTTTGTGGTGGTCATGTTGCACGCTCACACACTAAACATCTTGGAGAAATAGCAAAGCAAAAATCTTTCTCTGAAACAATGCAAGACGTACTTAAAGAAAAATTTCCTGAAGTTACAACAGTAAAATGTCACTGTCCAAAGCGTCACAAGAAGAACTGTGGCTGCCTCTCAAAATCTTTTCTGCGTGGTGCTCGAACCAACTTCTTTTACTGTTTATTGCAAGCAGAAACTGATCCACAATTTTTTGCAGCTCGTATTCTTGCTTTAGGGAAGTATCATGCTCGTGATATTCATATTTGGGAAGGGGGCCATTGTGATTTTCACAGTATGAAGGTTTGCTCCTGTGGTAATTGCGAAGGTGACACAATAGCGTGTGAAGGTGAGGATTACCACTCAAAGAACCCTCTGGCATGTCCATTCCATGCGCTTGCTTATGAGGTTGAATGTTCTAATCGTGCATCACAGGCCCCACAAATTATTCATACCGAATTGGGGCGAGGGCATTCAAATTACCCGGAGGCTAGTCACAATGTTCTCATAAGGTATCGGTCAAAGGACAAATACctccacagtattcactacatGCTAAGCACCAACATGGGCTTAATGCAAGCCAACATGACCTGGCTTAACAAGAAATATGGGATGTCTTATCATTGGCTGCTGGAATTGTTTCGCCGATTAAGGTTGCCTTTATTTGATGGAATGGCAGCAGCATTACAGAGAGGGAATGAAGTCCGTGGTAACAATcttgaaagaaaaaaaacagaAGAGGCTAAAGAGAACCGTACTAACTGGAAGAAAGCTCGTGttcaagagcaagaagaaaGGAAGCAGTGGATTCGCAGACAGAGGATTCAGCACACATATGGCTCAGATGATGAGGATGACGGTGATGACGATGACTTGAGTGACAACTGTGATGTGGCTAACAATGAACTATGTGCTACCTCTTCAAGAAAGCAGGGGAAGTGTAAGTGTGGATCGGCCACCCACAGAATAACTAGCCATCGTGATTGTCCATTGAATAAGAACCATCAAGTTCGTTTTGAAGATGAGAGTACTGCCTCTGAAACAGAGATAATCTGTACATGTGGGTCAGAAAGAGGAACCCACAACAGGAGCTGTCCACTGAATCCCCGAAACCTCACTAGATTGTAACTCGACTTTACTTTTTACCGAACTGAACCGTGAACTTGACCTTGCTATTTGCTTGAATTGTTTTCCTTTGCAAGGATTACAATCTTTGATCTTTTTATGTATGCTTTTGATTTTATTTCCAATAAGTGGAATGTTTTTAGCTATGTTGACATGTATGCTTTTTGATTTCCTTTCCAAGGAATGTAACCTTTTTTCCTTGTAAACATTTTTGGTTTCTGCTCAAATAAATGTAGTCTTTGTACACTTTTGATGAGACTGATATTACCAGTATACATTCACTTGTAGTGTTTCAGTTGTACATTTATGATATTCATGTACTATTGTGTCAATAATAATGTAATACATACATGGAGTAGTATGCGACAATCCAACATGTGCATGCTGTTTGTGTGTTATCAGTAAGTAGCTCCAGTGCTGGTAATTCCAACTTGATATCCTGGCTTGATCTTATACTTGGGCTATCAGGTTGTTGTCTGCACATGACACAAAATACAGGTAATTGTAGCTAGTATAGATACAGCGGATCCTTACTAATAGCGAGCAtttggattagtgaggatccactgtacagtGCATTTAGATGTGATTGAATACATGAACATGGTGTTTGTATATATTGTTTTGTGTCTTGGGAAGCACCTTTGTACAGGGTATGcattttggtgccaccctgttTTTTGACAAcaggtttctaatatatttgtgcaGCAAAAACAACCCACTGCAAAGCAGAGCTGCTAAACCAAGCACGAGTTAAAATAACACAATACAACGTTGTCCTCACCTAATACTTCACAAGCACGTTACGTTTGGCCAGCTATCTAATCTGTTCTCACACGCACGAggtagatcacgtgatcacgaACATCGCTTGCGGCGCAAACTTAAAATCAGCCTTGGTACCTGTCTAATACTAGCGTTTTAGTTTGCAATGAATTGATAAACAAAATAAGTAAGTAACAGTTTGTTTTTAAAGATATGGATTTCAGGG
This genomic interval from Dysidea avara chromosome 15, odDysAvar1.4, whole genome shotgun sequence contains the following:
- the LOC136245292 gene encoding uncharacterized protein, translated to MDRGEVSNSRKIYFSKKSQRFRDLAHSRWSMRLRSHVVSDVSPEHPDTEGENNTNLDDNNPRTRISSETQRVVMEDGNDGNIPGTSSETQMEDGNDVSLTCNTTRISSETQRVVMEDGNDDNIPGTSPETQNIVMDDGTSSEGQILMNAYNGGVPQRSVSVTELYDMTSTESDSTLSTSETDTVDSSSEYCPTPLKKARASPVELGNSVFLCQATQLQEFIDQINATTVCYTPECTGKLIPINVKFLGLGGCAMVKFKCSGCAERMINLTSSVNVAFSNRMACSLAMQVAFIASGLMHSQYNKVLKHGLGMSAVSTKSFYETIKLLHPIVNTMINEMCEMAKGDMKSLDPSAVGSWRSLLQMEHG